The Sinomonas sp. P10A9 genome includes a window with the following:
- a CDS encoding protein jag, which translates to MTSESTAVNLPSGEDAVEHPDENASNAEGAVAEHIANGDDAADETVSNGDDAADETVSDGEDADDAAEETPLSRLEEEGDVAADYLEELLDIADIDGDIDIEVRNGRSYLSVVGDDEAEGLDILVGNDGEVLEALQELTRLSVLAATGNRSRLVLDISGYRGERSVRLQEIAEKAVERVKAGERSVHLEPMSSYERKIVHDSVAELGFGSESEGEGAGRHIVVSAD; encoded by the coding sequence ATGACCTCCGAGAGCACTGCCGTCAACCTGCCCAGTGGCGAGGACGCCGTCGAGCACCCGGATGAGAACGCCTCGAACGCTGAGGGCGCAGTTGCCGAGCACATCGCGAACGGCGACGACGCCGCCGACGAGACGGTCTCGAACGGCGACGACGCCGCCGACGAGACGGTCTCGGACGGCGAGGACGCCGACGACGCGGCCGAGGAGACGCCGCTGAGCCGGCTCGAGGAGGAGGGCGACGTCGCCGCCGACTACCTCGAGGAACTGCTTGATATCGCGGACATCGACGGCGACATCGACATCGAGGTCCGCAACGGCCGCTCCTACCTCTCGGTGGTCGGCGATGATGAGGCCGAGGGCCTGGACATACTCGTGGGCAACGACGGTGAAGTCCTCGAGGCTCTTCAGGAGCTCACCCGACTCTCCGTTCTGGCCGCCACGGGCAATCGATCCCGACTCGTCCTGGACATCAGCGGCTACCGTGGCGAACGGTCCGTGCGTCTTCAGGAGATCGCCGAGAAAGCAGTCGAACGAGTCAAGGCGGGCGAGAGGTCCGTTCATCTGGAGCCCATGAGCTCGTATGAGCGGAAGATCGTGCACGACTCGGTTGCCGAGCTCGGATTCGGCAGCGAGTCTGAGGGTGAGGGCGCGGGCCGTCACATCGTCGTCTCGGCGGACTGA
- the rnpA gene encoding ribonuclease P protein component — protein MLAATHRLRSGADFTHTVRSGVRQGRRNVVLYAVRSEGQPSRFGFIVSKAVGNAVARNLVKRRLREAAAITVRLRPVGLDVVVRALPASSGASWSELSEDYESALGIVLRRLERNSAPDRGSGESDKKSARGSSVEPTDRERTTDG, from the coding sequence ATGCTCGCTGCGACCCACCGCCTGCGTTCCGGCGCCGACTTCACGCATACCGTTCGTTCCGGCGTCCGCCAAGGGCGCCGGAACGTCGTGCTGTATGCGGTCCGTTCAGAGGGACAGCCCTCGCGCTTCGGATTCATCGTGTCCAAGGCAGTGGGGAACGCAGTCGCCCGCAACCTCGTTAAACGGAGGCTGAGGGAGGCCGCGGCCATCACCGTCCGTCTCCGGCCTGTGGGACTCGACGTCGTTGTGCGTGCGCTTCCCGCGTCGTCAGGGGCGAGCTGGTCCGAACTCAGTGAGGACTACGAGTCGGCGTTGGGCATAGTCCTGCGCCGTCTTGAGCGAAACAGCGCCCCAGACAGGGGCTCTGGCGAGAGCGACAAGAAGAGCGCGCGCGGGAGCAGCGTGGAGCCGACCGACCGGGAGAGGACCACGGATGGCTGA
- the yidD gene encoding membrane protein insertion efficiency factor YidD, whose amino-acid sequence MAEVSGSPRRTTAARWATVVVRFVWTLPQQILILLLKAYRLAVSPLYGQVCRFFPSCSAYALEAVTVHGAVRGSYLAVHRLVRCHPWNSGGIDPVPEGHRHWPEDHIPRIVVLNHPDRFWTDDAGQDGPQPDDTRK is encoded by the coding sequence ATGGCTGAGGTGAGCGGGTCGCCGCGCCGAACAACCGCGGCGAGGTGGGCCACCGTCGTCGTGCGCTTCGTGTGGACGCTGCCGCAGCAGATCCTCATCCTTCTCCTCAAGGCGTACCGGCTCGCTGTGTCCCCCCTGTACGGGCAGGTGTGCCGGTTCTTCCCGTCGTGCTCCGCTTACGCGCTCGAGGCCGTCACAGTGCACGGGGCTGTGCGAGGATCGTATCTGGCAGTGCACCGGCTGGTCCGATGCCATCCCTGGAACTCAGGAGGAATCGATCCTGTTCCGGAAGGGCATCGGCACTGGCCGGAGGACCACATCCCGAGGATCGTGGTGCTGAACCACCCCGATCGCTTCTGGACTGATGATGCGGGTCAAGACGGCCCGCAGCCTGACGACACGAGAAAATAA
- the yidC gene encoding membrane protein insertase YidC — translation MDPLGTILLPFEWLVSFVMVAFHDALSFIGLPAASGWTWTFSIIGLVLVIRGALIPVFVRQIKAQRGMQLLQPDLQKLQAKYKGKSDQLSRQAMAQEQMALYKQHGTNPFSACLPMLIQMPFFFGLFRVLSGISNAQSNNTGIGALNHDQVDQFHNSSIFGAPLSASLLHGGGGDAVVVAVLSILMIIAMTASQFITQKQIMAKNMSEAAMASPFMRQQKILLYILPLVFGIGGINFPIGVLIYWTISNLWTMGQQFYVIRRMPSPGSPAAKALNERRIARGLAPIDVTTGKAMKPEDMPPPPEPKAQRQQPVRKNRKKKS, via the coding sequence ATGGACCCTCTAGGGACAATACTTCTGCCCTTCGAGTGGCTGGTCTCCTTCGTCATGGTGGCCTTCCACGACGCCCTCTCCTTCATCGGCCTTCCCGCCGCGAGCGGCTGGACCTGGACGTTCTCGATCATCGGCCTCGTCCTCGTGATCCGCGGCGCGCTCATTCCCGTCTTCGTGCGGCAGATCAAGGCGCAGCGCGGCATGCAGCTGCTCCAGCCGGATCTGCAGAAGCTTCAGGCGAAGTACAAGGGCAAGTCGGACCAGCTCTCCCGCCAGGCCATGGCACAGGAGCAGATGGCTCTGTACAAGCAGCACGGGACCAACCCGTTCTCCGCGTGTCTGCCCATGCTGATCCAGATGCCGTTCTTCTTCGGCCTCTTCCGTGTGCTCTCCGGGATCAGCAACGCCCAGTCGAACAACACTGGCATCGGTGCGTTGAACCATGACCAGGTGGATCAGTTCCACAACTCGAGCATCTTCGGTGCCCCGCTCTCGGCCTCGCTCCTCCACGGCGGCGGCGGCGACGCGGTGGTGGTTGCCGTGCTGTCGATCCTCATGATCATTGCGATGACCGCGTCGCAGTTCATCACGCAGAAGCAGATCATGGCGAAGAACATGTCCGAGGCGGCCATGGCCAGCCCGTTCATGCGCCAGCAGAAGATCCTGCTGTACATCCTGCCGCTCGTCTTCGGCATCGGCGGCATCAACTTCCCCATCGGCGTGCTCATCTACTGGACCATCTCCAACCTGTGGACCATGGGCCAGCAGTTCTACGTGATCCGCCGTATGCCTTCCCCCGGCTCGCCAGCCGCGAAAGCCCTCAACGAGCGTCGCATTGCCAGAGGCTTAGCGCCGATCGACGTGACCACCGGCAAGGCCATGAAGCCCGAGGACATGCCGCCCCCGCCCGAGCCGAAGGCCCAGCGTCAGCAGCCGGTGCGGAAGAACAGGAAGAAGAAGTCATGA